The genomic region CCAGGGTATCTAATCCTGTTTGCTCCCCACGCTTTCGCGCCTCAGCGTCAGTTACAGCCCAGAGAGTCGCCTTCGCCACTGGTGTTCCTCCACATATCTACGCATTTCACCGCTACACGTGGAATTCCACTCTCCTCTTCTGCACTCAAGTCACCCAGTTTCCAGTGCGATCCGGGGTTGAGCCCCGGGATTAAACACCAGACTTAAATGACCGCCTGCGCGCGCTTTACGCCCAATAATTCCGGACAACGCTTGCCCCCTACGTATTACCGCGGCTGCTGGCACGTAGTTAGCCGGGGCTTTCTTCTCAGGTACCGTCACCTTGAGAGCAGTTACTCTCCCAAGCGTTCTTCCCTGGCAACAGAGCTTTACGATCCGAAAACCTTCATCACTCACGCGGCATTGCTCCGTCAGGCTTTCGCCCATTGCGGAAGATTCCCTACTGCTGCCTCCCGTAGGAGTCTGGGCCGTGTCTCAGTCCCAGTGTGGCCGATCACCCTCTCAGGTCGGCTACGCATCGTCGCCTTGGTGAGCCGTTACCTCACCAACTAGCTAATGCGCCGCAGGCCCATCCCCAAGTGACAGATTGCTCCGTCTTTCCAGTTCTCTTCAGGCGAAGAAAACAACTATTCGGTATTAGCTACCGTTTCCGGTAGTTGTCCCAAACTTGAGGGCAGGTTGCCTACGTGTTACTCACCCGTCCGCCGCTAACCATCAGAGAAGCAAGCTTCTCTTCAAGTCCGCTCGACTTGCATGTATTAGGCATGCCGCCAGCGTTCGTCCTGAGCCAGGATCAAACTCTCCAATAAAGTATTGAAAAGAGCGATAAGCTCATTTTGAATCTGACGATTCATTGTGAATCAAAAGTTACTATCCATTTGTTCAGTTTTCAAGGAACTTGTATGTCCTTTTATGTTGATGTTTGTCAACCAGACAGGAATCTTATCATATAATGTTAACTAACTTACTGTCAACACTTTGTTTTCGTCACCTTTCAAATGATTATGACAATCATTCGTTTGAAGCGACAAGAAATAATATATCATGTAGCGATTTATTTAGCAAGCATTTTTAATCTACCATTTGATATTATATAAATCTTCAACAACGGTATCTTGCCTTCAGCCTATATGCGGCACATTAACACAATATCTGAAACAAAAATGGAACCCTATTAAAGGCTACTTTATATCCAAGAAACATGTCCTTTCTATAATATTGATTTCTAAAACCATACGTAATAAGGATCTAGATGAAAGACAGCTAGAGTGCCCGATTTGGATAATGAGCCCTGCCCTTCTATTGGTTTGAAGAAAGTGATCCAAAAACTCTATAATAAGGTATATAGATATAGAGATAAGGCTAAGCAATCAAGTGTACTTCTTCATACGTAGTTATGAACAATCGTTAATCGTCTCGTATAAGTACCTTTACACCGATAACGCACTCCATTTGCAGTTGGCTATTACATATTAAAGTTCTGAATAAACTCATTACTAACCTATATGGGGTGATCGCACTTGAAACAATGGTTGAAGAACATGCGCAAAGGTTATGGCAAAAAGTTGGTTTCCATCCATGCTTGGAATGCCTGGATTGTTGTGATCCTTGCTATATCAGGTCTTATGCTGGTAGGCGGCTTTTGGCGAGAGATACTCGGGATCGGTCGTGTCTGGTTAAAATGGCTACATATCATCGTTGGGCTAGCTATGCTGGCACCCGTAGTATATTACTTGATTTTGGCCGGAAAGCACTGGAAACAGCTTCGTAATAGACCTTGGCAAAGGGTGAACACCATCTTTGTTCTTGCGCTGCTGGTAGGCTGGCTACTCTCGGGTATTGTGTTATGGCAGTTCAAGCTAGCTGGACCTCGATGGTCGAATGCTGCACTTTTGATCCATGACCTGCTGACTTGGGTGGGCTTGCCTTATATTATCTATCACTCCATAACTCGGACCAAATGGTTAAAGGACCCTGCACGTCGTGCGGTTAAAACTACTACAACTTCAACACAAACTCAAGATACAGCTGATCCATCTGATTCAATATCGGATGAAAAAGAAACTCCGGCTGCTATATCTTCTTCCCAGTTTGATCGCAGTTCCGAGAGAGATCCCCTCAAATCAGAGGAGCGACCTCAACCGGTGTATACACGACGAGCTTTCATCCGTTCTGCTGTCGGCGTTGGCCTCGCCGTGACTCTTGGACCTACATTTATATCCTGGGTAGGGCGAAATCTCAAGATCGATAACAGTATTGATAGCATGCTGGAGAACGATCCTAACCGTATGGTTCCTTTGCCACAACCGTTGTCTGCCTCATCACCTCCCATTGGAGGCGGAGCTGAAGGTCATTTCCGTGTATATACGGTTACGCCTATACCTTCCTTCTCCAATGCAAACTGGTCTTTCCGAATTGACGGACTGGTTGAACGGGCACAGGTTTGGAACTGGGAACAGTTTGTGAAGCTCGCGCGTACCGTACAGGTTAGTGATTTTCACTGTGTAACGGGCTGGTCTGTATATAAGAATACCTGGGAAGGCATTTCTCTTGCTCAGCTTTTGAAACAAGCCGGGGTCAAACCGGAAGCTCATAGTGTTAAGTTTTATTCCGGTGACGGCGTGTATACAGATGCCATTACAATGGATCAAGCGCAAATGGAGGATATTATGGTCGCTGTCATGCATGATGGCAAACCCATCCCGGCTGATCTTGGCGGTCCCGTACGGCTGGTCATTCCTCAGATGTATGCCTATAAATCAGTAAAATGGTTAAATCGCATTGAACTCATCGACAGCGAACATATTGGTTACTGGGAAGAGCGAGGGTATGATAAGGATGCATGGCTTACAGGCGCATCTCAACGCATCCCTAACAATTTAAGTGGATCAAGATAAGATAAGATAAGATAAGATAAGATAAGACTGGTGAGCTTTCATTCGTTGGGAGAAATAATTTAGATAAAAAGAAAAAGCCCCCGATCACATATTCGTGTCTTCGGGGGCTTTCTTATATGAACTCTTTTGTTCACCCTAGGGATTCAAAAGACGTACAAGTTCGTCCTCATCCTCAATCGTAGGAATACCAAGATCATGGGCTTTGGTTAGCTTACTACCTGCCTTCTCTCCGGCAATCACCAGATCTGTCTTTTTCGACACACTGCCTGTCACCTTCGCTCCGAGCGCTTCCAGTCTTTGCGTTGCCTCTTCCCGCGTCAATTGATGCAGCGTTCCGGTCAAGACAACCGTTTTACCACTGAAGAAGGAATCTTCCACAACAGCAACGGCTGGTGCCTCAGGTGCCTGAGCTTTCACACCCAAGTTGAGCATTTTCTCAATTGCAGCCTGTGTAAACGGATCTGCAAAAAAGTTTACGATGCTCTCTGCCACAATACCACCGACGTCGGGTAGTTCAACCAGTTCTTCCACGGTTGCATTCATAATGGCGTGCAAATCTCGATAATGATCAGCGAGCATGCGCGTTGTCGATTTACCTGTGTTCGGAATACCCAGTGAGTATAAGAAGGAAGCCAAGTCTCTATCTTTACTAAGCTCAAGCGCAGCGATAAGGTTGTTCGCTTTCTTTTCCCCAAACCGCTCCAGCTTCACCAGATCATCAAACTGTAACGTATACAGGTCGGCAGGCTCACGTACGTTCAATTCATCATACAACTGAATCGCTGTTTTCTCACTGAACGTCTCGATGTCCATAGCATCCCGGGAAGCAAAATGGGAAATACGTGCCACCGTTTGCGGTTTACACGCAAGCCTATTGTTACAGAACAGATGCGCTCCGCGTTGCTCCAGTGGGAATCCACATGCAGGACACTGCTCAGGGAAGACGATCTCCTCGCCATCACTCTCCTCTGTCACTTTACCCAGAATTTCTGGAATGACGTCATTGGAGCGACGGATAAAGACCCGTGTGCCCAGAGCGAACTTCAGATTTTTGCGCTCAATATCGCCGACATTGTTCAGAGTACAGTTCTGTACCGTTACCCCGGCAAGTTCAACGGGTTCTACCCGTGCCAGCGGAGTTACTTTGCCAGTACGACCCACATTCCATACCACAGCGTTAAGAACTGTCGTGGTCTCTTCTGCCTCGAATTTATATGCCACTGCCCAGCGAGGGAATTTATCGGTATACCCTAGCACCTCGCGTGTGCGCATGTCTGTAATTTTGATAACAGCTCCATCGATCAGATAGTCTAGCTGCCCCCGGTTCTCCTGAATCGCGGCCAGTTGTTCCATCACATCATCAAACTCATGGAAATAAGTAATCGATGGATTAACTTTGAAGCGGTTCTCACGTAGGAAGTCCATCATCTGCTGATGATTGGCAAATTGAATGTCATCCGAATAACCTACATTATAAAAATAAGCATTCAACCGTCGCTCAGCCGTCGCCTTCGGATTCAGGTTGCGGAGCGCTCCTGCTGCTGCATTACGCGCATTCTTGAGTGGCTCTGCCGCTGTCTCATTGTATCGATCCAAGACAGACAAATTCATGATGCCTTCACCCTGTACTTCAATCGTACCGCTTGTATAAGGAATTTTGAGCGGAACGGATCTGATCGTTCTCACCTGTGCCAAAATCCCTTCTCCTACGGTACCGTTCCCTCGTGTAGAGGCTTGCACCAATTCGCCGTTGGTATACGTCAGGTTCAGCGTCAATCCATCAAACTTCAACTCAATGACATAACCTGGTTCCGGTAAAGGCGTATCGGGATTTTTACTGTTATAGTCATTAATCAGTTTCAGTACACGAGTATTCCAGCTGCGCAGCTGCTCAATATTCTGCGCTTTGTCCAGACTCCATAATGAGGATAAATGGCGATGTGGGGTAAACCCCTTGAGCAGTTCGCCGCCCACACGCTGTGTTGGAGAATCAGGCAGAACGATGCCACTTTCCTGTTCCAGCGTAACCAGTTCATCGTACAGAAGGTCATACTCCTTATCGCTGATCTGTGGCTGATCCATCGTGTAGTACTGATAGTTATGCTGATTCAGCTCGGTAACGAGTTGCTCCATCCGGTGCATCGGGTCCATACAGGGCCATCCCTCCGTTAATTTGATCTATATATGTAGAACGAACACTCCTATTGCACGTGAACTCCGATAACAAAATAACGTTCCATCGTTGATATCACTACATAATTTCAATGAATGAATATCCACACCGACACTCCGATAACAGAATAACTTTCCGATCGCTGTTATCCCCGGATTTCTTTCAATCCATTTTAAAAGGTGGATATCCGGGGATAAAGGCGAACGCCTTGCTTCTTCAAGTTATTTCTGTTCTCTCCGTTATCACGCAAAAGGAAGTTTCGTTCAAAAATTATTCTACTTTCGTGATAGGGGCAAAGCCGGCAAGCAAACGTTTCACACCAACTGGAGCCGGGAAGGCAATCTGCAGTTCGGTATCATTACCTGTACCTTTAACTGCAACAATCGTACCTGTCCCCCATTTACCATGCTGCACTTTGTCTCCTGCCTTGAACCCTGCTTCACCATTAGAAGCTACCGGCTTGGAAGCAGATGATGGTGTAGAGTATGCTGGGCGAGACGTGCTCGTGGTCACACGCGAAGTTGGCGTGGAAGATGTAGCAGATGAACCGCTCTTGCTTTGGTGATCAAAGAGCTTGGTTCCACCACCGAAGTTACTTCCTCCACTGGAACCTAACCCACGTCCACCATATGAGCCGCCTCCGCTACTGCCACGACGGTAACGATCACGAGCCATAGAGGTGTCTTCCTTCAGCTCATCCGGAATCTCATCCAGGAAGCGGGAAGGTGGATTCGCTGTGGTACGTCCAAACAAGGTACGCATCTGGGCACAGGACAGGAACAGTTGCTCTTCCGCACGGGTGATCCCTACATAAGCAAGTCGGCGTTCTTCTTCCAATTCTTCATTGTCCATAAAGGCACGGCTATGCGGGAAGACCCCTTCCTCCATACCTACGATAAAGACAACCGGGAACTCCAGACCTTTGGCGCTGTGCATGGTCATCAGGGTAACAGCGTCGCTCTGATCCTCTTCATCATCGTTCATGCTGTCGATGTCAGCAATCAATGCAAGATCGGTGAGGAACGAAACGAGCGTTTTGTCTTCATTATTTTTCTCAAATTCCATCGTTACCGACAGGAACTCTTCAATGTTCTCCAGCCGTGCACGGGATTCGAGTGTGTTTTCATTTTGCATCTCAAGACGGTATTGGCTCATCTCAAGTATCTTCTCGGTTAATTCAGTTACAGACAGATATTCTACCATCTGATGCAGCGCAGCGATCATGTCATAGAACTCCACGAGCGCATTGCGCGTACGGCCAGCAAAACCAAGATCATCCACGACCTGCAGTACTCGGAAAATGGAAATTCCACGCTCTCCTGCCGCAGCCGCAAGCTTCGCTACCGTTGTATCACCGATGCTACGCTTCGGTACATTAATGATCCGAGTGAGACTGATATCATCGTCGGGGTTAGATAACAGGCGCAGATACGCCAGAATGTCCTTGATCTCTTTACGATCGTAGAACTTGATGCCGCCGACAATCTGATACGGAATATCAGACTTGATCAGAATTTCCTCTATAACCCGGGACTGGGCGTTGGTACGGTACAAAATCGCATGGTTCTGATAGGATTTGCCGTTCTTCACATTTTTACTAATCTCGGAAGTAACAAAATACCCCTCATCATGTTCGGAATCCGCACGGTATACCTTGATTTTCGAACCACCCTCTTTGTCCGTCCACAGTTTCTTCGGTTTACGGCCTGTATTCAGGCCAATCACTTCATTTGCTGCATTCAGGATATTGGAAGTAGAACGATAGTTCTGCTCCAGTAAAATCGTGTTTGCTTCAGGGTAATCTTTCTCAAAGTTCAGGATATTGCTGATATCCGCCCCACGCCAGCGATAGATCGACTGGTCACTATCCCCTACAACGCAGATGCGGTGGTGGCTGTCAGCGAGCATGCGGCACAGCATGTACTGTGCACGGTTCGTATCCTGATACTCGTCCACGTGAATGTACTGGAATTTCTTTTGGTAAAAGTCGAGGACTTCCGGTACTTCCTTGAACAGTTGAATCGTCTGCATAATCAGATCATCAAAATCAAGTGAGTTGTTGGCTCTTAACCGTTTCTGATACATCTTATATATCTTCGCTACAATACCCTCGAAATAGTCTCCTGCCTGCTTCTCATATTGCTCCGGACTGATCAGTTCATTCTTGGCCGTGCTCATCATCGATTGAACTGCTTTGGGTTCGAATTTCTTGGTATCGATATTTTGGTCTTTCATACAGCTGCGAATAACAGATAATTGGTCCGATGAGTCCAAAATACTGAAATTGGAAGTGAAGCCGATACGTTCAATATCACGGCGCAGAATACGCACGCACATGGAGTGGAAGGTGGATACCCAAATGTCGCGGCCTTGTGAGCCACCAACTAGTTGGGATACCCGGTCTTGCATCTCACGAGCGGCTTTGTTCGTAAAGGTAATCGCTAAAATGCCCCACGGGGGTGCCTTCCGTGTTGCAATGAGGTAGGCAATCCGGTGTGTCAGTACCCGGGTCTTGCCGGAACCGGCTCCAGCCATAATCAGCAACGGGCCATCCGTCGCCTCGACGGCTTGCCGTTGAGGGGTGTTAAGCCGTGCAACGGCATCATGTATATTTACAGGTTGCATGCATGCATGCTCCTTTCGTTGGTTGGTCTATAAAGCAAAATTAATAGGTTACACTCGTCACTAAGATGACAGAATAATCTTCCGATCGCTGTTATTCCCGGATTTTTCGATCTACTTTTCAAAGGTGAAAATCCGGTAATAAAGGCGCACGCTCCGCTTCTCCAGCTTATTTCTGTCCTCTTCGTTCTCGTGTAAAAATTAGTTTAGCTTATATTTAAGGAAAGTAAAAATAGAAGAGAGAACACTTCGTTTCCGTGTACACATAGTCCCTGTATACGAATTTCTTAAACAAGAAAAAATATCGGGTAATAAGAGTATGCTTAGGATTTAGCTTTCTTACAGAAAGCTTTTAACGAGCACTTCGTTTCGCCAGCTAACTTCTGTCCACTTTGTTCTCGTGTAAATGACAATACGCTCATATTTAGTCAGGGCAAGGTTCTATTTTAACAGATCATAAGGGGAAAATGGGGGATTGGTAAACTAAACCGATTAAACCGTTCCTTTCACAACCAACACCGTCTCAAGAGCCTTATTCAAATCGCTGTACACAATATTACCTACCACTACGGTATCTGCCACCTGGGCAGCTTGCGCGGCTTTCTCCGGATCATCAATTCCGCCGCCGTAGATAAGGTGTGCCCGATCCAGTTGTCTATATGTCTCACCAACAAGCTCCAGATCTCCGAACGTTCCGCTATACTCCATGTATACGATTGGCAGATTGAGCAGACGCTCTGCAGCCTGGGCATATGCCACCGCAGCTCCTGTCGTCAGTTCCGTATCTGCACCAGTCAACCGAGCTACCGTGGAGTTTGCATTGAGCACAATATAACCCTCGGCAATAAGCAAATCCCACGGGATGAGATAACCATAACGCTCTATCGCTTGCTGGTGGTGCCCAATCATCCATTTGCTGTCCGTTGCATTCAGGACCATCGGGATCAAATATCCGTCAAACCCGGGAACAACGGCTTCCAGATCAGATACTTCAAGCACACATGGCAACTCATAACGACGCACACGGGACATCAGGTCTACCGTGTTATCATAAGTAATTCCAGAAGATCCGCCGACGATAATCGCATCGGTCCCCGACATACAGACCAGATCGAGTTCTTCGTCCGTAATTTCCCGGTCCGGGTCAAGCTTAAATACATGTCTCCACTGCTTAATCATGTCTATCAACGAACATTCCTCCAGAGGTTCTTCTGCATCCTAGAAAGCTTGTAAACTAAGTCTAAGTCAGCAGGCAGTGAGTGTCAATGTTCGTATAAAAAGGGGAACAGAAAAAACATGAATTTTTACGGTTTCCAAGCAAAACGTGTGTTCATCTCATCCAGTTCCTGCTCCGTCAGCACGTCAGAGTATACCCCGTACACGCCCCATTTCTCATAGTTAGCCACCTGTTCAGTGTCATTGATGGTATGCACGTAGGTGACTGAGCCAGCACTATTCAGCTTGGCAACGAAATTCTGGTTCACTTTATATTCCGGCATGGTAACCGCATCAATATCATTCTTCTGCACAAAATTAACAACCTGAGCTTCTGTATCCTGTGTGGCATATAACGTATATATAATCGAAGGGAACGCATAGACTTCTTTCACCGTTTCAAGCATCGGTTCGTTATAGATTTGTACCACCACCCGATTCAGCACAGAGGGGTCATGTTCTTTGGCTGCATCCACCAGGGATCTTAACACCTGCTGAATATCCTCGTCCTTCTGTTCCTTGGTATCAGTAACGATATACATATCCGGATACTCGGCTAGTACATCTACAATGCCATCGGCATCCATGGGTTGATACATGCCCAAAATAGGCGTATTCATAAATTCATCATGTGTCAGCGCCCCGGCTTGTTTATCCTCCGGAAGCTCTTCGTCTTGTCCTAGCATTTTGCTCATATTAGCGGTCCATTCATGTCTGGCCACGGCTTTACGATCCGATGTCAGCATAAAGTCGATCTCAAATACACGTGTGCCTTTCTCGTAATTGGCGATCATCGCTTCATAGGCGTTGGTATATGGTTGATCACGAATGCTGCCCATTGCATGGGCGATTAATCTATATGCTGTAAATCCGTCCCGTTGTTCCTCACTCTCACTTTCATAGGCGAAAAAGAGTGTGCCCACGGTAACGATCATTAGTATTAACACGGCGGCAATGCGTTTCATATCACATTCACATCCTCAGTACCTTTTTGTTAGCTAACTACCCGAATTGAGGAGGTGTAAAACAAAACAGCCGCCCGGAGGCGACTGTTAAATGGTGGGATAGACTACGGATATTAATAACGTACGTTAATGTTCTCAGTCTGTTTTTTGCACACTCAACTCATTCAAAAACGCAATCAGTGCCTCACGCCAAGGTCTCAGAGGTTTCAGACCATTCGTTCGAATCGCCAGATGATCCATTACAGAGTATGCAGGACGCGGAGCTGGACGTGGAAACTGATCGGTTGTGCATGGATTAAGTTCGGCCGTTGGCTTGAATACACCATGCTTATTCGCTTCTTCGCTAATGGCCTGCGCAAACTCGTACCACGTGCAAATTCCCGAATTGGAAGCATGATAGATACCATATTTTTCACTAGCAGAAAGGGTATGAATGAATCGGGCAAGATCCACGGTATAGGTGGGCGAACCTTGTTGATCATGAACGACTTGCAGTTGTGGACGTTTCTCCATAAGTCCCAGCATGGTTTTAACAAAATTACTGCCAAATACGCCAAACACCCATGATGTTCGAACGATAAACCATCGCGTACACAAACTTTGAACCAGCCGTTCCCCAGCAAGCTTCGACTTGCCATAAACACTCTGCGGATTAGTTACATCGTACTCTCGGTAAGGTGTGCTCCCGCTCCCATCAAATACATAATCGGTACTGATATATACCAATTTTGCTTTCACACTCTCGGCGGCAACCGCAATGTTTCTAGTACCTGATGCATTGATAGCATATGCTGTATCCTCATCTACCTCAGCCTGATCGACCGCCGTGTAGGCAGCACAGTGAATAATGATGTGAGGCTGGAACGTCGTAATCATGTCGGTGCACTGCTGTTGATCGGTAATATCCATCTGATTTCTATCACAGGCCAGTACTTGATGCCCCTCTGTTTGGAAGGTCTTCACCACATCATAACCTAGCTGTCCCGCCGATCCAGTCACCATAACTCTATAGTTCATTGGGGCGAATCACCCATCCGCTTACCGTATTGAAGCTGGACATAATCCTGATACGCGCCTGATTGAATTCTGGTCCACCAATCCTGATGATTCAGATACCACTGAATCGTCTCTCTGATCCCAGTTTCAAAATTGTGTGCAGGTTGCCAGCCGAGCTCTGTACGTATCTTGGTAGGATCTATACCGTAACGCCGGTCATGTCCCAAGCGATCCTGTACATGTTTAATCAAACTCGCTGGTTTGCCCAGTTGCTCCAAAACAGTCTGCACAATATACATATTAGTGCGTTCGTTATTACCGCCAACGTTATATACCTCACCCGATTGTCCATTATGAATCACGAGATCAATCGCACTGCAGTGATCCTCGACATAAAGCCAGTCACGAATATTGAGCCCATCACCATATACTGGGATGGCTTCATCATTCAATGCACGGGATATAATCAGCGGAATCAGTTTCTCCGGGAATTGAAAAGGTCCATAGTTGTTGGAGCAACGTGTAATGTTTACAGGAAGTCCAAAGGTTTCATGGTAGGATCTTACAAGCAGATCCCCACCAGCTTTACTGGCAGAGTAAGGACTGTTAGGCATCAAAGGTGTATCTTCAGTAAATAAACCTGTTGCACCTAGTGATCCATACACCTCATCCGTCGATACCTGAACAAACTTGGTGACTTGATACTTCTTTGCCGCATCCAGCAGAACCTGAGTACCCATCACATTGGTACGGACAAAGATATCCGGGGACAGAATACTACGATCTACATGAGACTCGGCAGCGAAATTCACAATCACATCGATGCCTTGGGCAAAAATAGCTTCCATCTGCTGTACATCTGCAATATCTGCTTTGATAAATGTATATTGAGGATTAGACTCTACTGTATGCAAATTCTCCAAATTCCCCGCATACGTTAATGCATCAACATTGATAATTTCATAACTCGGATGTTCACGAAGCATATATAGCACAAAGTTGCTGCCGATAAATCCGGCCCCACCCGTAACCAGTAGTTTCATGCTGTCTCTCTCCCTCTGCCCCCAGATACAGAAGTATCTGAGAAGTCTGTTTATTTAGTCGAAGTTCAGTTCGGCATCTTTCAGTAAAGGATGCTTTTGGTCCTTCTCCGATAATATAGGTTTCGTCACAGGCCAATCAATGCCGAGCGCAGGATCATCCCATAAAATTCCACGATCATGTTCAGGCGAATAATAGGCGTCTACTTTATAAGTTACCTGAGAATGAGGTACCAAGGTGCAGAATCCATGAGCAAACCCCTGAGGAACAAGCAGTTGCCGCTGGTTGTACTCACTTAGAATGACACTTTTCCATTGTCCAAAGGTTGGGGAAGATTTCCGCACATCCACAATTACATCATATATAGCCCCAGATATAACCCTCACCAGTTTAGTCTGCGCCTTGGGATGAAGTTGGTAATGAAGTCCACGCAGAACACCAGCTTCAGCTGACAAGGATTGATTGTCCTGAATAAAGACGTGTTGTATCCCATTCTCATGCAGAACCTGTTCATTATAACTCTCCATAAAATATCCACGATGATCACCATAAACCTTGGGTTCTAAAATGGCTGCGCCATCCATAAACAGCGGAATTACCTTCATGACATCCCTCCGTTTTGCTGTTGACATCATTTCTTCATATTGACTATGTATATGTAAGGTGTCGGGTAAGTGTTTGTTCATTGGCCTGTATAACCCTTATATTTAATCTTCCATAAGATAAACCAAAGCCCAGCCGCGATATCATGCTTCGGCTGGGCTTCAAGAGAAAAAGGAAAACTATTATTGATTCTTTACGACCTGCTCCAAATACTTTAAGAGATCTTTCCGCAGATCCGGGCGTTGCAACGCATAATGTATGGACGTTTCAATAAAACCTAACTTCTCACCAACATCATGACGGAGCCCATCAAAGTGATATGCCAGAATCTGTCGCTGTTCATTCAATCGGGACAAAGCATCTGTGAGTTGGATTTCTCCGCCAACGCCAGCAGATTGTTGACCTAGTATCTCAAAGATATCCGGTGTAAGAATATAACGTCCCATAATAGCCAGGTTAGAGGGGGAATCTTCGGTCTTCGGTTTCTCAATTAAGCGGCGGGCGCGAAAGACACGTTCATCGGTACGAGTTAGCAACTCTCCGTCTACAATCCCGTAGCGGGATACCTCATTCCAATCGACAGGCTGTACACCAACGATTGGAGACTGCAGTTCATCATAAACCTCGATCATCTGCTTCAGGCAGGGATGGTCCGCTTCCACAATGTCGTCCCCTAACAGGACGGCAAAAGGTTCGTTGCCAATAAACTTGCGGGCGCACCAGATGGCGTGACCAAGTCCCTTCGGTTCCTTTTGACGGATATAATGAATGTCTGCCATCTCGGAAGGTTTGCGTACTTCGTTGAGTAGGTCCCATTTCTGTTTGCCCGCCAAATTCTGCTCCAGCTCAAAAGAATAGTCGAAGTGATCTTCAATGGCCCGTTTCCCTTTACCCGTCACAATAATGATATCTTCAATGCCAGAAGCTACGGCTTCTTCAATAATGTACTGGATCGTCGGCTTGTCCACGATGGGCAACATTTCTTTCGGCATCGCCTTAGTGGCAGGCAGAAACCGGGTACCCAACCCTGCGGCTGGAATAATCGCCTTGCGAAT from Paenibacillus sp. FSL R5-0341 harbors:
- a CDS encoding phosphatidylinositol-specific phospholipase C/glycerophosphodiester phosphodiesterase family protein, whose product is MKRIAAVLILMIVTVGTLFFAYESESEEQRDGFTAYRLIAHAMGSIRDQPYTNAYEAMIANYEKGTRVFEIDFMLTSDRKAVARHEWTANMSKMLGQDEELPEDKQAGALTHDEFMNTPILGMYQPMDADGIVDVLAEYPDMYIVTDTKEQKDEDIQQVLRSLVDAAKEHDPSVLNRVVVQIYNEPMLETVKEVYAFPSIIYTLYATQDTEAQVVNFVQKNDIDAVTMPEYKVNQNFVAKLNSAGSVTYVHTINDTEQVANYEKWGVYGVYSDVLTEQELDEMNTRFAWKP
- the rfbD gene encoding dTDP-4-dehydrorhamnose reductase; the protein is MNYRVMVTGSAGQLGYDVVKTFQTEGHQVLACDRNQMDITDQQQCTDMITTFQPHIIIHCAAYTAVDQAEVDEDTAYAINASGTRNIAVAAESVKAKLVYISTDYVFDGSGSTPYREYDVTNPQSVYGKSKLAGERLVQSLCTRWFIVRTSWVFGVFGSNFVKTMLGLMEKRPQLQVVHDQQGSPTYTVDLARFIHTLSASEKYGIYHASNSGICTWYEFAQAISEEANKHGVFKPTAELNPCTTDQFPRPAPRPAYSVMDHLAIRTNGLKPLRPWREALIAFLNELSVQKTD
- the rfbB gene encoding dTDP-glucose 4,6-dehydratase, translated to MKLLVTGGAGFIGSNFVLYMLREHPSYEIINVDALTYAGNLENLHTVESNPQYTFIKADIADVQQMEAIFAQGIDVIVNFAAESHVDRSILSPDIFVRTNVMGTQVLLDAAKKYQVTKFVQVSTDEVYGSLGATGLFTEDTPLMPNSPYSASKAGGDLLVRSYHETFGLPVNITRCSNNYGPFQFPEKLIPLIISRALNDEAIPVYGDGLNIRDWLYVEDHCSAIDLVIHNGQSGEVYNVGGNNERTNMYIVQTVLEQLGKPASLIKHVQDRLGHDRRYGIDPTKIRTELGWQPAHNFETGIRETIQWYLNHQDWWTRIQSGAYQDYVQLQYGKRMGDSPQ
- the rfbC gene encoding dTDP-4-dehydrorhamnose 3,5-epimerase, with product MKVIPLFMDGAAILEPKVYGDHRGYFMESYNEQVLHENGIQHVFIQDNQSLSAEAGVLRGLHYQLHPKAQTKLVRVISGAIYDVIVDVRKSSPTFGQWKSVILSEYNQRQLLVPQGFAHGFCTLVPHSQVTYKVDAYYSPEHDRGILWDDPALGIDWPVTKPILSEKDQKHPLLKDAELNFD
- the galU gene encoding UTP--glucose-1-phosphate uridylyltransferase GalU, which codes for MRIRKAIIPAAGLGTRFLPATKAMPKEMLPIVDKPTIQYIIEEAVASGIEDIIIVTGKGKRAIEDHFDYSFELEQNLAGKQKWDLLNEVRKPSEMADIHYIRQKEPKGLGHAIWCARKFIGNEPFAVLLGDDIVEADHPCLKQMIEVYDELQSPIVGVQPVDWNEVSRYGIVDGELLTRTDERVFRARRLIEKPKTEDSPSNLAIMGRYILTPDIFEILGQQSAGVGGEIQLTDALSRLNEQRQILAYHFDGLRHDVGEKLGFIETSIHYALQRPDLRKDLLKYLEQVVKNQ